A window from Rhodothermus bifroesti encodes these proteins:
- a CDS encoding amylo-alpha-1,6-glucosidase, giving the protein MQRKSYRLGLWSLMLPLMAMAQTTAELVPRFEPPASRLLLERPTQFGAFVDVVGRRAALLGYEHRSFEAWVYPLKILRDLRLDFAIADYPIPLSGEETLSYIEVRPEATVLTYSHAAFTVRQLLYAPLNEPGLIMLFDVQTVRPLTIEVSFRPDLRLMWPAGLMTGYLGWNETGRYYTITEETHRFAGVIGSPLAQDVSVQPYQEEPKDLPNRFRLEVTPDLARKYYVPVVVTGSIEGVEDALAVYRRLLTQAESYYRQNVAHYERLLEQALQLETPDPKLNVAYQWALIGIDKGLATNPQLGTGLIAGFRTAGNSERPGFAWFFGRDALWTVLATTAVGNYETTRTALDFLRRFQREDGKIPHEIAQSAALLDWFEAYPYPWASADATPLFIVAHADYWQASGDLEYIRQHWEALLKAYRFTAATDTDGNDLVENTQVGHGWVEGGLLYPPHEELYQQGVWLAALEGMEAMAIALGETELAAEVRQRAQALRAAIERTYWLEDAGFYAFATWKPQADAAPELLRENTVLQAVPLWWRLLRPERARRALEHLGSAALATDWGTRILSNASPRYDPLSYHHGSVWPLFTGWAALAAYRYEKPHIGYQALMANALLTFQGALGYITELLSGDFNRDFGRSSHHQIWSEAMVITPLVRGLLGLEVREGGHLLHFAPQLPAVWDTVTLRHVPVGRDRYAITLWRQEERFHVRVLPEGEAAPIALELAPAFPLDARVQAVTVNGQPAAFAVRQEGDVLRVAIRTVVGGPVEVTYTLTPGTDVYVAPTPLVPGMENKGLRVLRVRAAAETLELVVEGRAGRTYTVQVRTPRRLQAVEGVKLEKTADGYLLQVAFPNGDGYQRRVLHLPLN; this is encoded by the coding sequence ATGCAACGCAAAAGCTATAGGTTAGGGCTCTGGAGCCTAATGCTACCGCTTATGGCTATGGCCCAGACAACGGCAGAGTTAGTACCCCGTTTTGAGCCTCCGGCAAGTCGGCTGCTCCTGGAGCGGCCTACCCAATTTGGCGCGTTTGTGGATGTGGTCGGACGGCGTGCAGCATTGCTGGGCTATGAGCACCGATCCTTTGAAGCGTGGGTCTATCCGCTCAAAATCCTTCGGGATTTACGCCTAGACTTTGCCATCGCCGACTACCCTATACCCCTAAGTGGCGAGGAAACGCTCTCCTATATTGAGGTGCGGCCTGAGGCAACTGTGCTCACCTATAGCCACGCTGCCTTTACCGTGCGGCAGCTGCTCTACGCACCGCTCAATGAGCCCGGCCTCATCATGCTGTTTGATGTGCAGACAGTGCGGCCGCTGACCATCGAGGTATCGTTTCGACCAGATTTGCGGCTGATGTGGCCTGCCGGACTGATGACCGGTTATCTGGGATGGAACGAAACAGGTCGCTACTACACGATCACCGAAGAAACCCACCGCTTTGCAGGGGTGATCGGCTCCCCGCTAGCACAGGACGTTTCTGTACAACCCTATCAAGAAGAGCCTAAGGACCTCCCGAACCGCTTTCGCCTAGAGGTGACACCGGACTTAGCACGCAAGTATTACGTTCCCGTTGTGGTTACGGGTAGCATAGAAGGCGTAGAGGATGCCCTGGCCGTCTACCGGCGATTGCTAACGCAGGCCGAAAGCTATTACCGCCAAAACGTGGCCCACTACGAACGCTTACTGGAACAAGCGCTGCAGCTGGAAACGCCGGACCCTAAGCTCAATGTTGCCTACCAGTGGGCGCTCATTGGCATTGACAAAGGACTGGCAACCAATCCGCAGCTGGGCACGGGGTTGATTGCAGGCTTTCGCACTGCAGGCAACAGCGAACGACCAGGTTTTGCGTGGTTTTTTGGCCGTGATGCGCTTTGGACAGTGCTAGCGACAACTGCTGTTGGCAATTATGAGACTACGCGCACTGCGTTGGACTTTCTGCGCCGCTTTCAGCGTGAAGACGGCAAAATCCCCCATGAAATTGCGCAAAGCGCAGCGCTGCTCGACTGGTTTGAAGCTTATCCGTACCCTTGGGCCTCGGCCGATGCCACGCCGCTGTTTATTGTAGCCCATGCGGATTACTGGCAGGCGAGTGGAGACCTGGAATATATCCGTCAACACTGGGAAGCGCTGCTCAAGGCTTATCGCTTTACAGCAGCGACCGACACCGACGGCAACGACTTGGTGGAAAACACCCAGGTGGGTCACGGATGGGTAGAAGGCGGCCTGCTCTATCCACCGCATGAAGAGCTCTATCAACAGGGCGTTTGGTTGGCCGCACTCGAGGGGATGGAAGCCATGGCAATAGCCTTGGGTGAAACAGAACTTGCGGCAGAAGTCCGCCAGCGGGCACAGGCTCTACGTGCAGCTATTGAGCGTACGTATTGGCTAGAAGATGCAGGTTTTTATGCCTTTGCTACCTGGAAGCCTCAAGCTGACGCAGCCCCCGAGCTGCTTCGGGAAAACACCGTGCTGCAGGCTGTACCGCTTTGGTGGCGGCTGCTTCGTCCGGAACGGGCCCGACGGGCCCTGGAGCACCTGGGCAGTGCGGCACTAGCAACCGACTGGGGAACCCGCATCCTCTCCAATGCCAGCCCACGCTACGATCCGCTTTCTTACCACCATGGATCGGTATGGCCTTTGTTTACAGGCTGGGCAGCTCTGGCAGCCTACCGCTACGAGAAACCACATATCGGCTACCAGGCCCTTATGGCCAACGCCCTCCTGACGTTTCAAGGAGCCTTAGGCTACATAACCGAATTGCTCTCGGGCGATTTTAACCGTGACTTTGGGCGCTCTTCGCATCACCAGATCTGGTCCGAGGCCATGGTCATTACCCCCCTGGTACGTGGACTGCTGGGACTGGAGGTGCGCGAAGGGGGGCACCTATTGCACTTTGCCCCCCAACTCCCGGCAGTGTGGGACACCGTTACGCTGCGGCATGTGCCGGTAGGCCGAGATCGGTATGCGATAACCCTCTGGCGTCAGGAAGAGCGCTTTCACGTTCGCGTTCTTCCCGAAGGGGAAGCCGCACCAATTGCACTTGAGCTAGCTCCAGCTTTTCCGCTAGATGCACGCGTGCAGGCAGTGACGGTCAACGGCCAGCCTGCTGCGTTTGCCGTACGTCAGGAAGGGGACGTGTTGCGTGTGGCTATCCGCACCGTGGTTGGCGGTCCGGTAGAAGTTACCTATACCCTAACACCCGGCACCGACGTCTATGTAGCCCCTACCCCATTGGTACCGGGTATGGAAAACAAGGGTTTACGCGTACTTCGGGTGCGGGCGGCTGCAGAGACCCTGGAGCTCGTCGTCGAAGGCCGCGCTGGGCGTACCTACACGGTCCAGGTACGCACACCGCGGCGACTCCAAGCAGTGGAAGGGGTGAAGCTTGAGAAAACCGCCGATGGCTATCTCCTCCAGGTGGCGTTTCCGAACGGCGACGGCTATCAGCGCCGCGTGCTGCACCTGCCGCTCAATTGA
- a CDS encoding TonB-dependent receptor plug domain-containing protein, which produces MKHPYLTGWLALLVGGGLLMGCASSRSTADTSATAQEDRVEVGYGTVPRDQLTSSVSELDPDKITERPIARVEELLRGRVAGVYVTEASGGELSIRIRGQNTLLGNAEPLFVVDGVPITPMPGGTISFLNPYDIESITVLKDAAATAIYGSRGANGVIVITTKRPRQR; this is translated from the coding sequence ATGAAACACCCATATCTCACCGGGTGGCTGGCACTGCTTGTTGGAGGCGGACTGCTTATGGGTTGTGCAAGCAGCCGGTCAACAGCGGACACCAGCGCTACTGCGCAAGAAGATCGCGTTGAGGTAGGCTACGGCACGGTACCGCGCGACCAGCTTACAAGCTCGGTCAGCGAGCTCGATCCCGACAAAATCACCGAGCGGCCCATAGCCCGTGTGGAAGAACTTCTGCGGGGACGTGTAGCGGGCGTGTATGTGACCGAAGCTTCAGGAGGCGAGCTATCGATTCGCATTCGCGGCCAAAACACGTTGCTGGGGAATGCCGAGCCGCTATTTGTGGTCGATGGCGTGCCCATTACTCCTATGCCGGGCGGGACCATCTCGTTTTTGAATCCGTACGACATCGAGTCGATCACCGTGCTGAAAGACGCGGCTGCAACAGCCATTTACGGCTCGCGTGGCGCCAATGGTGTCATCGTGATCACCACCAAGCGCCCCCGGCAGCGCTGA